AACAGTAAAGAAAACTATGCGGAAAGATGAGAGCGCCCGGCCGCTTTCTAATGAAATAATGCCGCTATTTTCATCAAAAAAACACCTTTCGCACACAATTTCAGGCGTATCGTTGAGTGTTTTATAGAGGATCTGGGTGGAAAGGTTCGACATGCCGATATAGTAAGCGTTCGGGAAGACCACGCAAACCGGTATCTTGCCGCCCCATTTTTTATGAATTGTTCCTTTTTCCGAGGAAAGGAGTTCCCTGCGGGTCAACCCGCCCTTGTTGAATTTATCCGGAGATTGGTGACGCACAGGGTTTAAGCTTACCTTCTGTACTGGATCAGTCCGCCTGTTTTCTCAAAAACGTGGGGATATCGTATCTGTCGTCATCGATATCAACATTGTCACTTTTTGCTTTTATCTCTTTATAATCAATGACAACCTTTTTCTTTATAAAAGGTGGCACCTCCTGATCCTCGAAAAGCCCGCTTCTGCGTAAATCTGGAACCGTATCCTCATCAACAACAGCCCTTTCTTCAAAACCGGTGGCAATTACCGTTATCCTCATGGCATCATCCATGGCATCATCATAAACGAGTCCCCAAATGATCTTTGCATCTTCGTGCGCCTGTTCCTGTATTAATGATGAGGCTTCGTGAACTTCATGGAGTGTCATGTCTTTATTTCCCGTTACGTTAATCAGAACGCCCCTTGCACCATGGATTGAGATGTCTTCGAGGAGCGGACTCGATATGGCCTTCTGGGCAGCTTCACGGGCCCTGCTTTCTCCGGATGCCTCACCAATACCCATAATGGCCATTCCCCTCTCGCTCATAATTGTTTTTACATCGGCAAAATCAACGACAACATGGCCGGAACCCACGATAAGGTCTGATATACTCCGCACGGCATTGAGAAGCACCTCGTCTGCCTTCAAAAAGGCCTCCATAATGGTCATATGCTTACCGCCAATAGACAGAAGCCGCTGATTCGGGATAGTAATCAGCGAGTCTACCCGCGTTTTGAGCTGGGTAACACCTTGCTCAGCCTGGACCATCCTGTCCTTTCCCTCAAAGGCAAAGGGCTTTGTAACAATTGCCACGGTGAGGGCGCCAAGCTCTTTTGATATCTCAGAAATTACCGTAGATGCACCTGTGCCCGTCCCGCCTCCGAGGCCGCATGTGATAAAAACCATATCGGAGCCTTTCAAATGCTCTGTGATCTTGTCAATATCCTCCTGTGCCGCTTTCTTCCCAACTTCAGGATCTGCACCTGCACCAAGACCTCTGGTGAGTTTGCTCCCGATCTGAATTTTTACCGGCGACTTGCACATGCTCAGTGATTTTATATCGGTATTAACCGCTATAAATTCGACCCCCTGAACGTTGGCATCAACCATATTGTTTAATGCATTACATCCACCACCACCGATACCAACAACCTTTAATTTTGCCGAAAACCCGCTACTCTCGTCCATGTAAAACATTTTGCTCATCCCACACCTCCCTAAAAGATTTCTTTAAACCATTCTCTCATTCTGTTGAGTAATTTTTTACTATCCACCAGCTTCTTAAACTTTTTTCTCCCTTCGTACCGCCCTTTCTTAACCTTCACGTTTTTAAAACCATAAATGAGAAGCCCTACCCCTGTTGCATAAATAGGGTTATTCACCACATCTACGAGGCCGCCGACACCCATGGGAGACCCTCTCCTCGTAGGCAGATTAAAAATATTTTCAGCCAGCTCGGGGATGCCCTCAAGGTTTGCACATCCCCCCGTGAGCACCACACCTGATGCGAGGAGTTTTTCTGATCCTGATTTCTTAATCTCATCGTAAATCATTGATGCGATTTCTTCAACCCTTGGTTCTATTATGTCTGCAAGCGTCTTGCGCATAAGAGTCCTGGGTTTCCGGCCTCCAACACTGGGAACCTCAATTGTTTCGTTGGATCCAATCATGTTTGAGAAAGCACAACCGTATTTTTTCTTGATCTTTTCCGCATCGTCGAGGGGGGTCCTCAGGCCTATGGCGATGTCGTTTGTGATATTGTTTCCTCCAAAGGGCAAAACAGACGTATATTTGATGCTTCCGTTTATAAATACTGCAAGGTCACATGTGCCGCCACCGATATCGACAAGACCAAC
This portion of the Pseudomonadota bacterium genome encodes:
- the ftsZ gene encoding cell division protein FtsZ, which translates into the protein MFYMDESSGFSAKLKVVGIGGGGCNALNNMVDANVQGVEFIAVNTDIKSLSMCKSPVKIQIGSKLTRGLGAGADPEVGKKAAQEDIDKITEHLKGSDMVFITCGLGGGTGTGASTVISEISKELGALTVAIVTKPFAFEGKDRMVQAEQGVTQLKTRVDSLITIPNQRLLSIGGKHMTIMEAFLKADEVLLNAVRSISDLIVGSGHVVVDFADVKTIMSERGMAIMGIGEASGESRAREAAQKAISSPLLEDISIHGARGVLINVTGNKDMTLHEVHEASSLIQEQAHEDAKIIWGLVYDDAMDDAMRITVIATGFEERAVVDEDTVPDLRRSGLFEDQEVPPFIKKKVVIDYKEIKAKSDNVDIDDDRYDIPTFLRKQAD
- the ftsA gene encoding cell division protein FtsA — encoded protein: MVREDELLVGLDVGTTKICVVVGKIAEGKVNIIGIGSHPSTGLRKGVVVNMDSTVNSIRKAVEEAELMAGIKIESCMAGIGGAHIKSFNSNGVVAIKEKEVKLDDITRAIDAAKAVAIPADREILHVIPQEFIVDDQDGIRDPIGITGVRLEVKVHIVTGSVSSAQNIIKCCRLGGLSVDDIILGQLASAEAVLTPEEKEIGVGLVDIGGGTCDLAVFINGSIKYTSVLPFGGNNITNDIAIGLRTPLDDAEKIKKKYGCAFSNMIGSNETIEVPSVGGRKPRTLMRKTLADIIEPRVEEIASMIYDEIKKSGSEKLLASGVVLTGGCANLEGIPELAENIFNLPTRRGSPMGVGGLVDVVNNPIYATGVGLLIYGFKNVKVKKGRYEGRKKFKKLVDSKKLLNRMREWFKEIF